The Streptomyces sp. RKAG293 genome includes a region encoding these proteins:
- a CDS encoding NAD(P)H-quinone oxidoreductase: MYAITIPEPGGPEALVWAEVADPEPAAGEVLVEVVASAVNRADLLQRQGFYDPPPGSSAYPGLECSGRISALGPGVSGWAVGDEVCALVTGGGYAQKVVVPVGQLLPVPKGVDLVSAAALPEVVCTVWSNVFMVGHLRPGETLLVHGGSSGIGTMAIQLAKAVGAKVAVTAGSAEKLEACRKLGADILVNYREQDFTELVRADVILDIMGAKYLERNVDALAVNGRLVIIGLQGGVKGELNLATMLVKRVAVVATSLRGRPLGEKAAIVAAVREHVWPLLEAGTVRPVVDRTIPITDAAEAHRVVEASAHIGKVVLTV; encoded by the coding sequence ATGTATGCGATCACCATCCCCGAACCCGGCGGACCCGAGGCGCTCGTCTGGGCCGAGGTCGCGGACCCCGAACCCGCCGCGGGTGAGGTCCTGGTCGAGGTCGTGGCCAGCGCCGTCAACCGTGCCGATCTGCTGCAACGTCAGGGCTTCTACGATCCGCCGCCCGGCTCGTCCGCCTACCCGGGCCTGGAGTGTTCCGGCCGGATCTCCGCGCTCGGCCCCGGTGTGTCCGGCTGGGCGGTCGGCGACGAGGTGTGCGCGCTGGTGACGGGCGGCGGCTACGCGCAGAAGGTCGTCGTGCCGGTCGGTCAGCTGCTGCCGGTGCCCAAGGGCGTCGATCTGGTGTCCGCCGCCGCGCTGCCCGAGGTCGTCTGTACGGTCTGGTCCAACGTTTTCATGGTCGGGCACCTGCGCCCCGGTGAGACGCTGCTGGTCCACGGCGGTTCGAGCGGCATCGGCACCATGGCGATCCAGCTCGCGAAGGCGGTCGGCGCCAAGGTCGCGGTGACGGCCGGCAGCGCGGAGAAGCTGGAGGCCTGCCGGAAGCTGGGCGCGGACATCCTGGTCAACTACCGCGAGCAGGACTTCACGGAGCTGGTCAGGGCGGACGTGATCCTCGACATCATGGGCGCGAAGTACCTCGAGCGGAACGTGGACGCGCTGGCGGTCAACGGCCGGCTCGTCATCATCGGTCTGCAGGGCGGCGTCAAGGGCGAGCTGAACCTCGCCACGATGCTGGTCAAGCGGGTGGCGGTCGTGGCGACCTCGCTGCGCGGGCGCCCGCTGGGTGAGAAGGCCGCGATCGTGGCCGCGGTGCGTGAGCATGTCTGGCCGCTGCTGGAGGCCGGTACGGTGCGGCCGGTCGTCGACCGTACGATCCCGATCACCGACGCCGCCGAGGCCCATCGCGTGGTGGAAGCCAGCGCGCACATCGGCAAGGTCGTCCTGACGGTCTGA